CGCCGATCAGCACCCGCAGCGCGTGCCACACCGACACCAGGAGGGAGTCACCGGGGCGGGCGCGTTGCAGCACCTCCTCGGCGCGGTCGACCGCCGCGCCCGGCCCGGGGTCGCCCGGGTCGTCGCCGCCGTGCGGGCGGCAGTGCCGCAGCCACTCGCGGGTGGCGAGGTGGTCGGCGCCCAGGTCCGGATCCGGGTGCGTGGTGAGGTCGCCCACCGCGCCCAGCGCCTCCATCGCCTCGTCGTGCCTGCCCTGCCAGGCGAGCGACCGGGCGAGCAGCAGCGTGTCGGCCTCGTCGAGGTGGCCGGCGCGCGCCGCCGCCGCCAGCGACGACAGGTGACGCGGAACCGCCTCGGGGTCGCTGCGCCAGTGCACCCGGACGAGGGCCGCCTCCACGGCGGCCCGCTCGCGGGCGTCCTCGGTGGATCGCAGCGCCAGTTCCAGGCAGTCCACGGCGTGCCGTGCGGCGCCCCCGGCGACGGCCTCCCCGGCCGCCGCGACGAGCACCGGCGCGGCCCAGGACCCGGCCGGCTCACCGACGCCCACCAGGTGCGCGGCCACCTCGGCGGCGGACGCGCCGTCCTCGTGGAGCAGGCGTGCGGCCCGCGACCGCAGTGCCGACTGCGTCTGCGGCGGGCAGTCGTCGAGCACCGCCGCACGTACCGCCGGATGGTGGTAGGAGTGCCCCTCGGTGAGGCCCGCCTCGGCGAGCGCGCCGAGCACCTGCCGGGTGGTCGCCGCGCAGAGGCCCACCAGCCCGGTGACGAGCCCGGCGGACGCGGCCGGGCCGACGACCGCGAGCGCGCGGGCGACGTCGAGCAGCCGGGGGTCGCTGCGGTGCAGGCAGGCGAGCGCGGCCTGGACGAACGACGCACCCACCGTCGGCGCGACCTCCCCGTCGGCGCCGGTGAGGGCGTCGTCGAGCAGCGCGTGCACGAGCATCGGGTTGCCGCCGCTGACGGCGTGCGCGGACGCGGCGAGCCGCCGGGCGGCCTCCGGCCGGATCCGCTCGGCGAGCAGCCGCCCGACGCCGTCGGGCGACAGCGGGAGCAGCCGCAGGTGACGGCAGTGCGGCTGGCGCGTGAGTTCCGCACGGAACGCCGCCGCCTCGGGCCGCGCGCCCACGCATCCGCTGAGCACGAGCAGCACCCGCGCGAAACGGATGCGCCGTTGCAGGTACAGCAGCGCCTGCAACGACAGGGAATCCGCGAACTGGACGTCGTCGACGACCACCACCAGGGGCCGGTCGGCGGCGACGTCGAGGAGGACCTGGCAGACGTCCTCCAGCAGTTGCGCGTCACCGTGCCGCAGGGTGGGGGCGTCCGGGTCTCCCGCCGGCCCGGTGTCGCGCCGCAGCAGTGGCAGGTGGTCCGTCGAGGTGGTCTGGGCCCGGAGGCTGTGGAACAGCTGTCCCACCACCCCCAGGGGGATCATGCTCTCCGCGACCGAACAGGCGGCGGTCAGCACCAGCGCGCCCTCGCCGGCGGCCACCTCGGTCACGGCGTTCACCAGCCGGGTCTTCCCGCTGGCGACGCCGCCGTCGACCAGCGCGACCCGGCCCTGTCCCGCGGCAGCCGTCGCGTACGCCTCGGCGAGGTCGGACAGCAGGTGTTCTCTCTCGATCAGTGCCATGTGGGTCACCTCCGGACACTCCTGAGGCTCGGGTCGACCGGCGACTCACCCCGGTGGTTCGGCGTTGGCGACCGTGGCGGCGCCGCGCGAGGCCGAGCTGAGCGACCGGGTGTGCGCCCTGATGCTGCGCAGCACCGCGGACATGTTGTCGTTGAGATAGAAGTGACCGCCGGGGTGGACGACGAACTCGAACCCCGCGTCGGTGTGTTCCCGCCACGCCTTCGCCTCGTCGACCGTCACCCGCGGGTCGCTGTCGCCGATGTGCGCGACGATCGGGCAGTCCAGGCGCGGCCCGGGCCGGTACTCGTAGGTCTCGGCAGCGGTGTAGTCGGAGCGGATGGCCGGCAGGACCATCTGCAGCACGTCCTCGTCCTCCAGCAGCGCGCTGTCGGTGCCCGCCAGGGCGCGTACCTCGGCGATCAGGCCGGCGTCGTCCCGCAGGTGGGTCCGCTCCTCCCTGCGGAGGTGCGGCGCCCGCCTGCCGGAGACGAACAGCGCGGTCGGGCCGACGCCCGCCCGCCACAGCCGCAGCGCGACCTCGAAGCCGATGGTCGCGCCGAGGCTGTGGCCGAAGACGGTGATCGGCCGGTCGACCAGCGGCAGCAGCGCCGCCACCAGTCGGTCCGCGATCTCGTGGGCCGAGGTGAGGCCGGGCTCCCGCAACCGGTCCTGCCGACCGGGGTACTGGACGGCGAGCACGTCGATCTCGGGTGCGAGCGTCCTGGCCACCCGGGCGAAGTAGCTCGCCGAGCCGCCGGCGTGCGGCAGGCACAGCAGCCTGGTCGCCGCGTCGTCCGCCGGGTGGAACCGTCGCACCCACAGGTCGGTGTCCGTCATCTCGTCCCCCGCGAATCGGATGGTGGCTGCCGGTGGCGGTCGCCCCCGGATTCCGTCAGCGGCCCGCGTCCGCCCGGGCCTCGCTCCAGCTGATGGTGGTGGGCCGGACGGCCGCCAAGTCACTGGTGGTCCAGCTGTCCACGACGTCGATCCGGACGTCGCTCTCCGCCGGAGCGTCGGCGCCGTCGAAGAAGAAGGCATTGAGAATCTCGGTCGCATTGACAGACATGGGAGTCCCCTCTCGCACAGCTTGGCCCAGTGGTGCGGAACGCCACCTAAACCTGCTGTACGGGTACGTGTTTCAACAAGGTCTGCGTTCATCGTCTACGCGAAGGTTCATCACAGCGCATTCGTGAATCGCTCATACCCGTCACGCGCGGCAGGCCCGGTGACTTTTGTCAATACCCTAGCGGGCCGCCCAGGCGCCGGAAGCGCGGCCTCCAGGCCGGATCCGCGACCAGGGAAACCCTTGCGCGACAGGGGGTCGGGTGCGGTGCGGCGGCCGGCGGAGCGGGCCGGGGGAATTGCTCCCCACCGGCCGTGGGAGCAACCTTCGGCAGCTCACCGGCACCGTTCCCCGTCCGGCCGTGCGCCGTTCACCCGGCCCGGGTGACGGTCTCATGCCCCACCACCACCCGACAATGCCTGACCAGCAACTCCACACTGCCAACCCAATGACACCCGCCATGCACCCCCACCTCCTGCGGGGTGCCCTAGGGGTGCCTCGCCAATGACCGCCGATGGGAAACTCGGACCCCGCCGGAAACACACCACCCCGGCCACATCCCACCCCCCGGAGCAAACCCATGCGCTTCTCCGTACTCGGCAGCACCGAAGTCACCAACAACGGCCACCACCTCGAACTCGGCGGAATCAGACAACGCGCAATCCTCGGCTACCTCCTCCTCAACGCCAACAAAGTCGTCGCCACCAGCCAGATCCTGCACGCCATGTGGGACGGCAACCCACCCCCCACCGCCCGCAAAATGGTCCAGAACGCCGTCTCCGGCATCCGCCGCATGCTCACCCACAACACCGACCCCACCACCAACCCCACCCTGCGCACCCACCCACCCGGCTACCAACTGCGCATCGACACCGAAACCATCGACCTCTACCGCTTCCGCCGACTCGTCCGCGAAGGCCGCAACGCCACCACCAACGGCAACCCCCACCGCGCCGCCCAACTCCTCACCGAAGGACTCACCCTCTGGCGCGGACGCGCCCTCGCCGACCTCGTCGAAACCGGCACCTGCTGGTCAGAACTCGCCGCCATCGAAGACGAACGACTCTCCGCACTCGAAGACCGCCTCGACGCCGAACTCGCCTGCGGCCGACACCGCGAAATCACCCCCGAACTCGAAATCCTCACCGCCACCGAACCCATGCGCGAACGCCTCTGCCACCAATTCATGCTCGCCCTCTACCGCAGCGGCCGCCAAGTCGACGCCCTCCGCGTCTACCGACGCACCCGCGAAGCCCTCGTCGACGGCCTCGGCCTCGAACCCGGCCGCAGCCTCCAAGAACTCCAACAACGCATCCTCGAACACGACGCCAAAATCCAGATCCCCGCACTGACCCACTAACCCACCCCACACCAGCCACGGCCGCCTGCCGGCACCGCCCCGGCGCCCTCGGACACGATCAGGCGCAGCGGCTTCCGACGGTCTCGCCGACCGTGGGGAGCCACTGCGCCTGATGCGGTCCGCACCGCCGTCCGATCGCCGAGCCGGCCGGACGGCGCGGTGTCCGCCTACCGGTGGTTCAGCAGCACCGGCAGCGACGCGACGTCGTTGGCCATGAACGAGCGCAACGGCTGGATCTCGTCCGGCGGCACGGCGAGCGCGAGGCGCGGGAAGCGTGCGAACAGCGCCGGCACCGCGACGGCCGCCTCCAGTCGTGCCAGGCGGGCGCCGGGGCAGAAGTGCGGGCCCGCCCCGAACGCGAGGTGCTCCTTGTTCTCCCGGTCGATGTCGAACACGCCCGGGTTGTCGTGAACGGCCGGGTCGCGGCCGTGCGCCAGGTAGCTGATGAGGATGGCGTCGCCCGCCCGGATGACGACCCCCTCGCCGAGGTCGATGTCCTCCTTCGCCCAGCGCATCGGCAGCGCTGCCACCGGGCAGTGCGCCCGCAGCGCCTCCTCGATCGCGTCCGGCCAGCGGGCCGGGTCGGCCAGCAGGGTCGCCAGCTGGTCCGGGTTGGCGAGCAGCTCGCGGACGGTGTGGTCGATCAGCGTCACGGTCGTCTGGCTGCCGCCGCCGATGAGCAGCAGCAGCATGTCGACCAGCTCCTGCTCGCTGAGCGGCTCCTCGCCCTCCACCCGGGCCGCCATCAGGAAGCTCGTCAGGTCGTCGGAGGGCTCGCGGCGCTTGAGGTCGATCAGCGTACGCATGGCGACGTTCATGTCGACGTAGACCGCCGCCGACTCCTCCTCCGGCACGTTGTCGGTGTTCAGCACCACCCGCAGGATGCGCAGCACCTCGGGCCGCAGGTCGTCCGGCACCCCGAAGAGGTCGCAGATCATCCTGGTCGGCAACTGCTGGGAGTAGGTGGTGTGCAGGTCGACCGGCTCGTCCGACGGGCGCGTGGCCAGGTCGTCGAGCAGCCGCCCGGCGATGAGTTCCAGGTGCGGGCGCATCGCGTCGATCCGCTTCGGGGTCAGCGCGGGCGCCACGAGCTGCCGCAGGCGCTGGTGCTCGCGGCCCTCCGCCGTGGACATCGACTCGACGTCCACCCACGGCGACAGCCACTTGATCTCGCCGGGGGTGTAGCTGGGCACGTTCTTCTTGACGTTGCGGGAGACCCCGGGGTGGGTCAGCAGGCGCCGGACCACGTCACCGCGGGTGATCGACCATGCCAACATGCCTTCCGGCAGCTCGACGGCCACCGCGGGGCCGGCCGCGCGCAACTCGTCGATCTGCGCGTACAGGCACTTGCCGCCGCGACTGTCGATCTGGGTGGTGGGGGCAGCGCTGAAGTCGACCATAGTGCGCCTCCTACGATGGTGAGTTAACGCAGAAAAAGGTAACTGTCGATCGGGAACTGCCGGGTAACCGCTTTCTCGCACCCGCCACGAATTCGACTGGACAAAGGCGCAGATCATTGCGTCGGGACCTCGGGCCAACCTATCGTCCTTTCACGACACGTGTCAGGGAGCGGCGATCCCGCCCTACTCACCGAATTCCGCGGCAACCCCATTTGTTAACGCGTGTGCGGAGGCAGAAACATGGACAGGATTCGCCGGGTCGGCGTCGTCGGGTGCGGGGTCATGGGCGCCGGGATCGCCGAGACGTGCGCGAGGGCCGGGTTGGACGTGCTCGTCGCGGTGTCGCGGCCGGCCTCCGTCGTACCGGGCCGGGCGCGGCTGACCGCGTCGCTGGACCGCGCGGTGGGCCGGGGCAAGCTGAGCGAGGCGGACCGGGACGCGACGCTGGGCCGGGTGTCCTTCACCGCCGACCTGACGGACTTCGCCGACCGGCAGCTGGTCATCGAGGCCGCGTCGGAGCAGGAGTCGATCAAGCTCGACGTGTTCGCCACCCTCGACAAGGTCGTCGAGGACGAGGACGCCATCCTCGGCTCGAACACGTCCTCCCTGCCGATCGTGAAGCTCGGCGGCGTCACCGCCAGGCCCGAGCAGGTGGTGGGCATCCACTTCTTCAACCCCGCGCCGGTGCTCCCCCTCGTGGAGGTCGTCGGCTCGGTGCGTACGGACGTGCGGACCGTCGAGACCGTCGACGCGTTCGTCACGGAGGTGCTTGGCAAGCAGGTCGTCCGCGCCAAGGACCGCGCGGGCTTCGTGGTGAACGCGCTGCTGATCCCGTACCTGCTCTCCGCCGTCCGGATGGTGGAGTCCGGGATGGCGTCGGTGGCCGACATCGACAAGGCGATGACGCTCGGCTGCGCGCACCCGATGGGTCCGCTGCGCCTCGTCGACCTGATCGGGCTCGACATCGTGGCCGCCATCAGCGAGTCGCTGTACCGGGAGTTCCGGGAGCCGCACTACTCGCCGCCGCCGCTGCTCGCCCGCATGGTGGCCGGCGGGATGCTCGGCAAGAAGTGCGGCCGGGGTTTCTACGAGTACGGGCGATGAGCACGTACGAGAGGCTGACCAGGCTGCTGGAGTCGCAGGGCGCGCGATTCCGCCTCATCCCGCACGAACCGCAGGGGGTCACCTCCCCGGCCAGCCGGTTGCGCGGCCACCCGCTGTCCCAGGCGGCCAAGTGCATCGTCGCGCGGGTCAAGCTCGGCAAGAAGGTGAACCGCTTCGTGCTGGCCGTCGTGCCCGGCGACCGACTGGTCGCGCTCGACGCGTTGCGGCAGATGTGGGACGGCACCTACGTGTCGTTCGCGACCAGGGAGACGGCCGAGGAGCTGTCCGGCTGCGTCAGCGGCACGATCGTCCCGTTCAGCTTCCGCGACGACCTGGAACTGGTGGTGGACCCTCGGCTGCTCGACGAGCCGGAGATCTACTTCAACGCCGCCCGGCTCGACGTGTCGATCGCC
The nucleotide sequence above comes from Micromonospora sp. M71_S20. Encoded proteins:
- a CDS encoding AAA family ATPase — protein: MALIEREHLLSDLAEAYATAAAGQGRVALVDGGVASGKTRLVNAVTEVAAGEGALVLTAACSVAESMIPLGVVGQLFHSLRAQTTSTDHLPLLRRDTGPAGDPDAPTLRHGDAQLLEDVCQVLLDVAADRPLVVVVDDVQFADSLSLQALLYLQRRIRFARVLLVLSGCVGARPEAAAFRAELTRQPHCRHLRLLPLSPDGVGRLLAERIRPEAARRLAASAHAVSGGNPMLVHALLDDALTGADGEVAPTVGASFVQAALACLHRSDPRLLDVARALAVVGPAASAGLVTGLVGLCAATTRQVLGALAEAGLTEGHSYHHPAVRAAVLDDCPPQTQSALRSRAARLLHEDGASAAEVAAHLVGVGEPAGSWAAPVLVAAAGEAVAGGAARHAVDCLELALRSTEDARERAAVEAALVRVHWRSDPEAVPRHLSSLAAAARAGHLDEADTLLLARSLAWQGRHDEAMEALGAVGDLTTHPDPDLGADHLATREWLRHCRPHGGDDPGDPGPGAAVDRAEEVLQRARPGDSLLVSVWHALRVLIGADQLDRAADWCEKLAEEAESHGITSWRAVLTDVRAAVALCRGDLAAAERHARDALATMPLAAWGVAVGSPLAHLVLACTMTGQLDRAEAALREPTPAAMRQSLFWPQYLRARGVYYDAVDRRHAALADFQTTGQLAVTWGADDPSALPWRVDLARLYVRMGRPDQARKLVTEHLALPGGDAPRAKGMGLRALAAAYAPKQRQVMLREAMDLLHASGDRHELAHVFADLSQTGHALGEFGRAKMMGAHALQLAEGCHAELLRRKLKPSDDTLDPAVAGAKDGLATLTDAERRVVNLAARGHTNREIGDRLFITVSTVEQHLTRAYRKLKISTRTELVHIDPPKGARGARRRRVAPVGSPSGDKETTMRSDTT
- a CDS encoding thioesterase II family protein; this translates as MTDTDLWVRRFHPADDAATRLLCLPHAGGSASYFARVARTLAPEIDVLAVQYPGRQDRLREPGLTSAHEIADRLVAALLPLVDRPITVFGHSLGATIGFEVALRLWRAGVGPTALFVSGRRAPHLRREERTHLRDDAGLIAEVRALAGTDSALLEDEDVLQMVLPAIRSDYTAAETYEYRPGPRLDCPIVAHIGDSDPRVTVDEAKAWREHTDAGFEFVVHPGGHFYLNDNMSAVLRSIRAHTRSLSSASRGAATVANAEPPG
- a CDS encoding AfsR/SARP family transcriptional regulator, which encodes MRFSVLGSTEVTNNGHHLELGGIRQRAILGYLLLNANKVVATSQILHAMWDGNPPPTARKMVQNAVSGIRRMLTHNTDPTTNPTLRTHPPGYQLRIDTETIDLYRFRRLVREGRNATTNGNPHRAAQLLTEGLTLWRGRALADLVETGTCWSELAAIEDERLSALEDRLDAELACGRHREITPELEILTATEPMRERLCHQFMLALYRSGRQVDALRVYRRTREALVDGLGLEPGRSLQELQQRILEHDAKIQIPALTH
- a CDS encoding cytochrome P450; translated protein: MVDFSAAPTTQIDSRGGKCLYAQIDELRAAGPAVAVELPEGMLAWSITRGDVVRRLLTHPGVSRNVKKNVPSYTPGEIKWLSPWVDVESMSTAEGREHQRLRQLVAPALTPKRIDAMRPHLELIAGRLLDDLATRPSDEPVDLHTTYSQQLPTRMICDLFGVPDDLRPEVLRILRVVLNTDNVPEEESAAVYVDMNVAMRTLIDLKRREPSDDLTSFLMAARVEGEEPLSEQELVDMLLLLIGGGSQTTVTLIDHTVRELLANPDQLATLLADPARWPDAIEEALRAHCPVAALPMRWAKEDIDLGEGVVIRAGDAILISYLAHGRDPAVHDNPGVFDIDRENKEHLAFGAGPHFCPGARLARLEAAVAVPALFARFPRLALAVPPDEIQPLRSFMANDVASLPVLLNHR
- a CDS encoding 3-hydroxybutyryl-CoA dehydrogenase; this translates as MDRIRRVGVVGCGVMGAGIAETCARAGLDVLVAVSRPASVVPGRARLTASLDRAVGRGKLSEADRDATLGRVSFTADLTDFADRQLVIEAASEQESIKLDVFATLDKVVEDEDAILGSNTSSLPIVKLGGVTARPEQVVGIHFFNPAPVLPLVEVVGSVRTDVRTVETVDAFVTEVLGKQVVRAKDRAGFVVNALLIPYLLSAVRMVESGMASVADIDKAMTLGCAHPMGPLRLVDLIGLDIVAAISESLYREFREPHYSPPPLLARMVAGGMLGKKCGRGFYEYGR
- a CDS encoding YbaK/EbsC family protein, coding for MSTYERLTRLLESQGARFRLIPHEPQGVTSPASRLRGHPLSQAAKCIVARVKLGKKVNRFVLAVVPGDRLVALDALRQMWDGTYVSFATRETAEELSGCVSGTIVPFSFRDDLELVVDPRLLDEPEIYFNAARLDVSIALDTRDYVRLAGPRIAYIAGASLAEVG